A stretch of Bacillus pseudomycoides DNA encodes these proteins:
- the rplA gene encoding 50S ribosomal protein L1, with translation MAKRGKKYVEAAKLVDRATAYSATEAVELVKKTNTAKFDATVEAAFRLGVDPKKADQQIRGAVVLPHGTGKVQRVLVFAKGEKAKEAEAAGADFVGDTDYIGKIQQGWFDFDVVVATPDMMGEVGKLGRVLGPKGLMPNPKTGTVTFDVTKAVNEIKAGKVEYRVDKAGNIHVPIGKVSFEDAKLVENFKTIADTLVKAKPAAAKGTYMKNATVASTMGPGVRVDVSTIA, from the coding sequence ATGGCTAAAAGAGGTAAAAAGTACGTAGAAGCTGCAAAGCTTGTTGATCGTGCAACTGCTTACTCTGCAACAGAAGCAGTAGAATTAGTAAAGAAAACAAACACAGCTAAATTTGATGCAACTGTAGAAGCTGCATTCCGTTTAGGTGTTGACCCTAAGAAAGCTGACCAACAAATTCGTGGTGCAGTTGTTCTTCCGCACGGTACTGGTAAAGTACAACGTGTATTAGTATTCGCTAAAGGCGAAAAAGCAAAAGAAGCTGAAGCTGCTGGCGCTGACTTCGTAGGCGATACTGATTACATCGGTAAAATCCAACAAGGTTGGTTCGATTTCGATGTAGTAGTAGCAACTCCTGACATGATGGGTGAAGTTGGTAAACTTGGTCGTGTATTAGGACCTAAAGGTTTAATGCCAAACCCTAAAACTGGAACAGTTACTTTCGATGTAACAAAAGCTGTTAACGAAATCAAAGCTGGTAAAGTTGAATACCGCGTTGATAAAGCTGGTAACATCCATGTTCCAATCGGTAAAGTATCTTTCGAAGATGCTAAATTAGTAGAAAACTTCAAAACAATTGCTGATACGCTAGTAAAAGCTAAACCAGCTGCTGCAAAAGGTACTTACATGAAGAATGCAACTGTTGCTTCTACAATGGGACCTGGCGTACGTGTAGACGTTTCTACAATCGCGTAA
- the rplJ gene encoding 50S ribosomal protein L10 has translation MSKAIETKQQVVTEIADKLRESKSTIVVDYRGLTVSEATELRKNLREAGVEFKVYKNSLTRRAAESVEMAELNEFLTGPNAIAFSNEDVVAPAKVLNDFAKNHEALEIKAGVIEGKLVTLDEVKAIATLPSREGLLSMLLSVLQAPIRNLALATKAVADQKEEQGA, from the coding sequence ATGAGCAAAGCAATCGAAACTAAACAACAAGTTGTAACTGAAATCGCTGATAAACTTCGCGAAAGTAAATCTACAATCGTTGTTGACTACCGTGGTTTAACAGTATCTGAGGCAACTGAATTACGTAAAAACTTACGTGAGGCTGGCGTTGAGTTCAAAGTTTACAAAAACTCTTTAACTCGTCGTGCTGCAGAGTCTGTTGAAATGGCTGAGTTAAACGAATTCTTAACAGGACCAAACGCAATCGCGTTCAGTAACGAGGATGTAGTTGCTCCTGCGAAAGTATTAAACGACTTCGCTAAAAATCATGAAGCTTTAGAAATTAAAGCAGGCGTGATCGAAGGTAAACTTGTAACACTTGATGAGGTTAAAGCTATCGCTACTCTTCCATCACGTGAAGGCTTACTTTCTATGCTTCTTAGCGTTCTTCAAGCTCCAATCCGTAACCTTGCACTTGCTACTAAAGCAGTTGCAGATCAAAAGGAAGAGCAAGGCGCTTAA